Proteins co-encoded in one Methanobacterium veterum genomic window:
- a CDS encoding DUF2162 domain-containing protein, whose amino-acid sequence MLELLWQMGILSAILVFGVKIGLASGFAGLSKKAAVGVSAGYGLGIFILAFLVSGHTDIVYKVVYDYNFAIFLAMSIIIMYAGFHTIREWKVHRKNHAKASCAAMIAPCPCCFGAVIAAIVLASPFIGVSTVFVGQYAAVFLSITILAFYFASGAIVRVLKKPYPVLLGNFMLFVGLYFLASAIVIPNISTVLQSQMSPLTVPSAETLIYALLLVVVLVFAGFYLTKKRSILIQK is encoded by the coding sequence ATGTTAGAGTTATTATGGCAAATGGGAATATTATCTGCAATTTTAGTGTTCGGTGTTAAGATCGGACTTGCATCTGGATTTGCTGGGCTTTCTAAAAAGGCTGCAGTGGGAGTATCAGCTGGTTACGGTCTTGGGATATTTATATTAGCGTTTTTAGTTTCAGGACACACTGATATTGTTTATAAGGTCGTGTATGATTATAATTTCGCTATATTTTTAGCTATGTCAATTATAATTATGTATGCAGGGTTTCACACCATTAGGGAGTGGAAAGTGCATCGTAAAAATCATGCTAAGGCATCATGTGCTGCAATGATTGCGCCGTGTCCATGCTGTTTTGGGGCGGTTATAGCAGCTATAGTACTGGCTTCTCCATTTATAGGAGTTTCTACAGTATTTGTTGGGCAATATGCGGCTGTTTTCCTTAGTATAACTATACTCGCGTTTTATTTTGCATCCGGTGCAATAGTAAGGGTTTTGAAGAAGCCTTACCCTGTTTTGTTGGGTAATTTTATGCTTTTTGTTGGCCTTTACTTTTTAGCTTCTGCTATAGTTATTCCAAATATAAGTACAGTTCTTCAATCTCAAATGAGCCCGTTAACTGTTCCATCTGCAGAAACATTGATTTATGCATTACTACTAGTTGTAGTACTTGTATTTGCAGGATTTTACCTGACAAAAAAGAGAAGCATTCTAATACAAAAATAA
- a CDS encoding DUF2149 domain-containing protein, whose amino-acid sequence MLRKNRRRLLNTQEEDPMAGTSNLVDAMLVLAVGFLIFLVLSWNMQSVVFSDSTPEEKKQTMEAMKKAAEIEQGKQLNNTPQSQSGQGKGYVQMGTVYKDPSSGKLIMVEG is encoded by the coding sequence ATGCTTCGAAAAAACCGGCGCAGATTACTTAACACTCAAGAAGAAGATCCAATGGCAGGAACATCTAATTTAGTAGATGCAATGCTAGTATTGGCTGTTGGATTCCTTATATTCCTGGTATTATCATGGAACATGCAGAGTGTTGTTTTCAGTGATTCAACTCCAGAAGAGAAAAAACAGACCATGGAAGCCATGAAGAAAGCTGCTGAAATTGAACAGGGTAAACAACTCAACAACACACCACAAAGCCAATCCGGACAAGGAAAAGGTTATGTGCAAATGGGAACGGTATATAAGGATCCTAGCAGCGGTAAATTGATTATGGTTGAGGGTTGA
- a CDS encoding cobaltochelatase subunit CobN → MKILLLMAVLLFSFALCGTVSADNITGNQSLNTTNNSTLSSGIYSAYSTSQSTVSKLNISGTVRDAYDKSKKEYAGEYNDAVPVSNATVNLRNQSNKKIIKTVVTGNSGTYTFSNLTKGSYIVEILYKTYKSFNKSITLTTTPLTVNHTFVPDIAVISYSGTSSTDGQLNKMQTLQNLSCRVYTIESYSKDDSKWWMLKYTNFIMVDMYSYNFAIPADVIADSPANQNHRIAYVFGIYDANFISKYIGSWNFLGGTNKNNTYNTLENTYIGSYWQAEAVNDSSIVKENMQNMLGYIFYLMGETSVNPTKIEGRTPLLSNPTWGIYHPDYGIFGSSPTQKEINEWIKADPGYNSDKSGSLNWMTNELKTWQAKHNTNKEIYAAFEKWYNSSKSKIKGSFIIIASYNPGGALVDKMIKTYEAQGRAVFNLFQSALTPSISQLLNELTVGVNGTGPLSRGVVCVTSLYSWSMDYANMADGGAIDDFAEMNIEIIKAVNGISNYSYTSAYGPQAEWTYAVTIPEFEGVFGAVPVSYIDSNGNEIPVQEGIDKVVQLTNGWANLKEKANKDKKVAIVLYDYPPGKSNIGASYLDVFRSLHDLLVAMYDAGYNIGMKRSEIPSATKLYTIIASFGNKGTWAQGLLNEYVKDNYANLTANKQLVNLTQYMKWFNELPETLQDQLVAKWGSGIGKVMVYDNKYLVIPGIVCGNVFITVQPSRGWEELETAEDYHSATLPPHQQYVAFYKWLSEVFKADVMINFGTHGTLEWLPGRSIGVQADDWTFQLSTIPDIYPFITSDPGEGMVAKDRAFALVISHMTPATVSSELYGDYVTLQNYITAYKNAIKVNATDLVAQYQIKIKNVAVNKLGLTGPKKGESFETWVNSLDGYLDELQNTLITLGLHVLGQGLKGDNLIQETITIASSRTKIMDNIKKLLYPSLSVDYYTMTHNTSYNRYVTAIKSKLTYYITQLVNGVSLANLAAKNGISKQSDLYANLNFCVNTISELSKNTEIESIMTALSGGYVVPGLAGDPSYCDSLPTGTSMYSVDSTKMPSEAAWESAKNIVNKQIVEYYEEHKKFPDTIAIVMWGTELLRTEGVAIAQFLYYLGVEPVWDASGTVTGIKLMKLSELTITLSNGTVIHRPRIDVFATAVTSNVNWLKLMTGAVALVNATNESTKYNYVKKHYAQNPSLDRIFGLPGAVLEGTGISDYLPNTGKWEHSADVTKELAEIYLSRISNAWTVDKNGNIVVSSNRNTFEYLLKNTDIITQNIDSTWGLLDSSDYYDWLGGVTLASQYLGANPDTSIVDIRNKNDIITRSLSEEINLEIRSTLLNPKYVNALLNQGASGWLEYSARIENLAAFDLINKDTNGGKLVSDSTWNQLANTLLSSAFSVNADYKAFSFQSMAGWLITAYRKGLWNADSKTITDLVDTYIESTKYGVTCCHHTCANIDFSNFLMMSSSLSTAQLKQFADMMNKATGQVLNENSNGGNSQNSGKGQSNTGKGSGSVGSSGSGVGSVGAAAVTAATKSASSSSSASVASGSKNAYEVSTAASSGASGSSGVPVMAIIGVISILCLLGAGYFKSDILNLLKRSKN, encoded by the coding sequence ATGAAAATTTTGCTTTTAATGGCTGTACTTTTGTTTTCTTTCGCTCTTTGCGGGACTGTATCTGCAGATAATATTACAGGTAATCAGTCTTTGAATACAACAAATAACAGCACGTTAAGCAGTGGAATTTACAGTGCCTATTCCACATCTCAAAGTACCGTTTCCAAATTGAATATCAGCGGGACTGTCCGCGATGCATATGATAAATCAAAAAAGGAGTATGCTGGAGAGTATAATGATGCGGTACCTGTTTCTAACGCGACAGTAAATTTAAGAAATCAGAGTAATAAAAAGATAATTAAAACTGTAGTTACAGGTAATTCTGGAACTTATACTTTTAGTAATCTGACTAAGGGGAGTTACATTGTAGAAATACTGTATAAAACTTATAAAAGCTTTAATAAAAGTATAACTCTCACTACAACCCCCCTAACTGTCAACCATACATTTGTTCCAGATATAGCTGTTATCAGTTATTCTGGTACTTCCAGTACTGATGGCCAGCTTAATAAGATGCAGACACTTCAAAACTTGAGCTGCAGGGTTTACACTATTGAAAGCTACAGTAAAGATGATTCTAAGTGGTGGATGTTGAAATATACCAATTTTATCATGGTGGATATGTACAGTTACAACTTTGCTATACCTGCAGATGTAATTGCAGATAGCCCCGCCAACCAGAATCACAGGATTGCATATGTATTTGGGATTTATGATGCCAACTTCATATCAAAATATATAGGCAGCTGGAATTTTTTAGGTGGGACCAATAAAAACAACACTTATAACACACTTGAAAACACGTATATTGGTTCTTACTGGCAGGCAGAAGCTGTAAATGATAGCAGCATAGTTAAAGAAAACATGCAGAATATGTTGGGTTATATCTTCTATTTAATGGGAGAAACCAGCGTAAATCCTACTAAAATAGAGGGCAGAACCCCACTTTTATCTAACCCTACATGGGGAATATATCATCCAGATTACGGAATTTTTGGATCATCTCCCACCCAAAAAGAGATAAATGAATGGATCAAGGCAGATCCGGGCTATAATAGTGATAAATCTGGGAGTTTAAACTGGATGACCAATGAATTGAAAACATGGCAAGCGAAACATAACACCAATAAAGAGATTTATGCAGCGTTTGAAAAATGGTATAATTCGTCTAAGTCAAAAATAAAGGGTTCATTTATAATTATTGCCAGTTACAACCCTGGAGGAGCCCTTGTAGATAAAATGATCAAAACTTATGAAGCTCAAGGCAGGGCCGTATTTAATTTATTTCAGTCTGCACTTACACCTTCAATTAGTCAACTGTTAAATGAACTAACCGTCGGTGTAAATGGCACTGGCCCATTATCAAGGGGTGTTGTCTGTGTAACTTCACTGTACAGCTGGTCAATGGATTATGCTAATATGGCTGATGGAGGTGCCATTGATGACTTTGCAGAGATGAACATTGAAATTATCAAGGCTGTTAATGGTATCAGTAACTATAGTTACACAAGTGCATATGGGCCTCAAGCCGAATGGACCTATGCAGTCACTATTCCAGAGTTTGAAGGCGTTTTTGGGGCTGTGCCTGTATCTTATATTGATTCTAATGGTAATGAAATACCTGTACAGGAAGGTATAGATAAAGTTGTTCAACTGACCAACGGGTGGGCAAATCTTAAAGAAAAGGCCAATAAAGATAAAAAAGTTGCTATCGTTCTTTATGATTACCCTCCGGGGAAATCTAATATAGGTGCTTCTTATCTGGATGTTTTCCGGAGCCTCCATGATTTATTGGTAGCGATGTATGATGCGGGATACAATATTGGCATGAAAAGAAGTGAAATTCCTTCTGCTACGAAACTTTATACTATCATCGCCTCATTTGGTAATAAAGGTACCTGGGCTCAGGGACTTCTTAATGAGTATGTTAAAGACAACTATGCAAATCTCACTGCAAATAAACAGCTTGTAAATCTTACCCAATACATGAAATGGTTCAATGAATTACCTGAAACGCTGCAAGATCAATTAGTCGCTAAATGGGGCTCTGGTATTGGTAAAGTCATGGTTTATGATAACAAGTACCTTGTTATCCCTGGAATTGTTTGCGGTAACGTGTTTATCACAGTTCAACCAAGTAGGGGATGGGAGGAACTGGAAACAGCTGAAGATTATCACAGTGCAACGCTTCCGCCCCACCAGCAGTATGTTGCATTTTATAAATGGTTAAGTGAAGTATTCAAAGCAGACGTAATGATAAACTTTGGAACCCATGGAACACTGGAGTGGTTGCCGGGTAGATCTATTGGAGTGCAGGCAGATGACTGGACTTTTCAACTATCCACAATACCAGACATATACCCTTTTATAACTTCTGATCCTGGTGAAGGTATGGTTGCTAAAGACAGGGCATTTGCCCTTGTTATAAGTCATATGACCCCAGCTACAGTTTCTTCAGAATTATATGGTGATTATGTCACCCTGCAGAATTATATTACCGCTTATAAGAATGCAATTAAAGTAAATGCTACTGATCTGGTGGCACAGTATCAGATTAAAATTAAAAATGTAGCTGTTAATAAGCTGGGACTGACTGGTCCGAAAAAGGGTGAAAGTTTTGAAACATGGGTTAATAGCCTTGATGGTTATTTAGATGAACTTCAGAATACTCTTATCACATTAGGCTTGCATGTTTTAGGTCAGGGGCTTAAAGGTGATAATTTAATTCAGGAAACAATTACAATAGCGTCATCTAGAACGAAGATCATGGATAACATCAAAAAATTGTTGTATCCGTCATTAAGCGTAGATTATTACACAATGACCCACAATACCTCATATAATAGGTATGTAACTGCTATTAAAAGCAAATTAACCTATTATATAACTCAACTGGTTAATGGGGTCTCTTTAGCTAATCTGGCTGCAAAAAATGGAATCAGCAAACAGAGTGATCTGTACGCTAATCTAAACTTCTGCGTGAACACAATTTCAGAGCTATCAAAAAATACTGAAATAGAATCTATTATGACAGCTTTAAGTGGGGGTTATGTAGTACCGGGTTTGGCAGGGGATCCATCTTACTGCGATAGTTTACCTACAGGTACCAGTATGTACTCTGTTGATTCTACTAAAATGCCGAGTGAAGCGGCATGGGAATCTGCTAAAAATATTGTTAATAAGCAAATAGTTGAGTATTATGAGGAACATAAAAAATTCCCTGATACTATAGCTATTGTTATGTGGGGTACTGAACTGCTGCGTACTGAAGGTGTCGCTATTGCTCAATTTTTATATTATTTAGGTGTTGAGCCAGTATGGGATGCCAGCGGCACAGTAACTGGTATTAAACTAATGAAACTATCTGAATTAACTATAACCCTTAGTAACGGCACTGTAATCCACAGGCCGCGCATAGATGTTTTTGCAACAGCAGTTACAAGTAATGTAAACTGGTTAAAACTCATGACCGGTGCAGTGGCACTGGTTAATGCTACAAATGAAAGTACAAAGTACAACTATGTTAAAAAACATTATGCCCAAAACCCCTCTTTGGATCGTATATTTGGTTTACCCGGGGCGGTTCTTGAAGGGACAGGAATATCCGATTACCTTCCAAACACTGGTAAATGGGAGCATAGTGCTGATGTTACCAAAGAACTAGCAGAGATATACCTGTCAAGAATATCTAATGCATGGACTGTTGATAAAAATGGTAATATTGTCGTGTCCAGTAATCGAAATACCTTTGAGTATTTGCTTAAGAATACAGATATAATAACCCAAAATATTGACAGTACATGGGGATTATTAGATTCAAGCGATTATTATGATTGGCTTGGAGGAGTAACTCTAGCATCTCAGTATTTAGGTGCAAATCCGGATACATCTATTGTTGATATCCGTAACAAAAACGATATCATAACGAGGAGCCTTTCTGAAGAGATAAATTTGGAGATTAGATCTACGCTATTAAATCCAAAATACGTGAATGCTCTTTTGAACCAGGGAGCAAGCGGCTGGCTGGAATATTCTGCAAGGATTGAAAACTTAGCCGCATTTGATCTGATCAATAAAGATACAAATGGAGGAAAACTCGTCAGCGATTCTACATGGAATCAACTGGCCAATACCTTGCTGAGTTCTGCATTCAGTGTTAACGCAGATTATAAAGCGTTTTCTTTCCAGAGTATGGCAGGATGGCTTATTACGGCATATCGTAAAGGTCTGTGGAATGCGGACTCAAAAACTATTACAGACTTGGTTGATACTTATATAGAGTCTACTAAGTACGGTGTTACCTGCTGCCACCACACGTGTGCTAATATTGACTTCAGCAATTTCCTGATGATGAGTTCCTCTTTGAGCACGGCCCAGCTTAAACAGTTCGCGGATATGATGAATAAGGCTACTGGTCAGGTTTTAAATGAGAACTCTAATGGGGGAAATTCACAAAATTCGGGTAAAGGTCAATCTAATACTGGTAAAGGCAGCGGTAGTGTTGGTTCTTCTGGAAGCGGTGTGGGCAGTGTTGGGGCAGCAGCGGTTACGGCTGCAACTAAAAGTGCTTCAAGCAGCAGCAGTGCTTCAGTAGCTTCCGGCAGTAAAAATGCATATGAAGTATCTACAGCAGCTTCTAGCGGTGCGTCAGGATCTTCAGGTGTCCCTGTAATGGCTATAATTGGTGTAATATCAATTTTGTGTTTACTTGGTGCTGGTTACTTCAAATCGGATATTTTGAACCTGTTAAAACGGTCTAAAAACTAA
- a CDS encoding lipocalin-like domain-containing protein has protein sequence MEIYDLLDKLDRETRDNIARILWMQEFNAEEIPEGIIKRLVSEKNSNESFGERMQYLLEERLKHPDSFTPSYKNVYETLIKYSKSLSPHQAYAMTFFLGMDSSKGYKAIPAKADFKIPRDDAPQWDYQLGWHFIVGSCIGENGKEYGVQFMFWQYALLPPNIAKHFGLSDIENQFIELHLAISEAGGKHYRSKPIAIAGTTGLIDFSSNPFDYTLGKNKIKSLREDSTFPMQIKGRGVDLDPDSPSEIEVDITLTQTKKYLIQGKDGCDPCCGGVGTLYYSVPNLRVDPDKSTLRINGEEVSLKSGKFWYDHQWCNGMLPAGSPRVKVLRAANNMNKKAAGGWDWFMAQFKGDRELTMASIHSHEMMGFLNQTGSNSPGIMDAEVSGKYMDEESNFKNVKGRLKITEWIKSDKSQDPDLYPITNVWYPQKWEFSFGEDVPEDIRDFVMVPIVSGGQSGFFANGLHYSEGAVYLKDLEGNLIGRGFAESTGYADPILNRLKLAGLPATEEMRDKLEIPEPSSFLKLISSLYILWPSNSSKLKKLLTNCVDTL, from the coding sequence ATGGAAATCTATGATTTACTTGATAAATTAGATAGGGAAACTAGAGATAATATAGCCAGAATTCTATGGATGCAGGAATTTAATGCTGAAGAGATTCCTGAAGGAATAATTAAAAGATTAGTAAGCGAAAAAAATAGCAATGAAAGTTTTGGAGAGAGAATGCAGTATTTGTTGGAGGAGAGATTAAAACACCCGGATTCATTCACTCCAAGCTACAAAAATGTTTATGAAACTTTAATTAAGTATTCTAAATCACTTTCGCCTCATCAAGCGTATGCAATGACATTTTTTTTAGGCATGGACAGTTCTAAAGGTTATAAAGCAATACCTGCAAAGGCAGATTTTAAAATTCCTCGTGATGATGCCCCTCAATGGGATTATCAATTAGGATGGCATTTTATTGTTGGGAGTTGTATAGGCGAGAATGGAAAAGAATACGGTGTCCAATTTATGTTCTGGCAATATGCATTACTTCCTCCAAATATAGCCAAGCATTTTGGGCTTTCTGACATTGAAAACCAGTTTATTGAATTACATCTAGCCATAAGTGAAGCTGGAGGAAAACATTACCGTTCTAAACCTATAGCAATTGCAGGTACAACTGGATTAATAGATTTTTCAAGTAACCCATTTGATTATACTCTGGGAAAGAATAAAATAAAGTCTTTAAGAGAAGATAGCACATTTCCTATGCAAATTAAAGGAAGAGGAGTAGATTTAGATCCTGATTCACCATCAGAAATTGAGGTGGATATTACACTCACACAAACTAAAAAATATTTGATTCAGGGCAAAGATGGATGCGATCCCTGCTGTGGAGGAGTTGGAACTCTATATTATTCTGTTCCAAACCTTAGAGTTGACCCAGATAAAAGTACTTTAAGAATTAACGGAGAAGAAGTTTCTCTAAAAAGCGGTAAATTCTGGTATGACCATCAATGGTGTAATGGAATGCTCCCCGCGGGTAGTCCCAGAGTAAAGGTTTTAAGAGCGGCTAACAATATGAATAAGAAGGCTGCAGGTGGATGGGACTGGTTCATGGCTCAATTTAAGGGAGATAGGGAATTAACAATGGCATCTATACATTCACATGAAATGATGGGATTTCTTAATCAAACAGGTTCAAATTCTCCGGGGATAATGGATGCTGAAGTTTCTGGGAAATATATGGATGAGGAAAGTAACTTTAAAAATGTTAAAGGAAGGTTAAAGATAACTGAATGGATAAAAAGTGATAAATCACAGGATCCAGATTTGTATCCTATCACAAATGTATGGTATCCTCAAAAATGGGAATTTAGCTTTGGCGAAGATGTTCCAGAAGATATACGGGATTTTGTCATGGTTCCAATTGTCAGCGGAGGCCAATCAGGATTTTTTGCAAATGGATTACATTATTCAGAAGGTGCTGTGTATTTAAAGGATCTTGAAGGAAATTTAATTGGTCGAGGTTTTGCAGAATCAACTGGTTATGCTGACCCTATACTAAACAGGCTTAAATTAGCTGGACTTCCAGCAACAGAGGAAATGAGGGATAAACTTGAAATACCTGAACCCTCATCATTTTTAAAGCTAATTAGCTCTTTATATATTTTATGGCCTTCAAATAGCTCTAAATTAAAGAAATTACTTACTAATTGTGTGGATACGTTGTAA
- a CDS encoding GAF domain-containing protein, with protein MRAEENSKRLNKSSKVNILAELIELYTHGKDIDHIKNIVDVPLSFSLKEISDIVLKEAVKLTESKYCYVAYVDPENKDSVGISFTKMTHECDMYEEIGEARFPVRKDGTYGGLLGYSLDTGKSFYIQDVTTHEAAHGIPEGHTPVKQFLSVPVFSTDKITGQIVIGNPKRDYTDKYLEITEKIAAFYGIILEKLL; from the coding sequence ATGAGGGCCGAAGAAAACTCAAAACGCTTGAATAAATCTAGCAAAGTCAACATCCTGGCTGAACTTATTGAATTATATACTCATGGCAAAGACATAGATCACATAAAAAATATTGTAGACGTCCCCCTATCTTTTTCTCTTAAAGAAATTTCAGATATCGTGTTAAAAGAGGCAGTTAAATTAACTGAAAGCAAATACTGTTATGTAGCCTATGTAGATCCTGAAAATAAAGATAGTGTAGGTATTTCATTCACTAAAATGACGCATGAATGCGATATGTACGAAGAAATTGGTGAAGCACGGTTTCCAGTAAGAAAAGATGGGACCTACGGCGGACTTCTGGGATATTCACTGGATACAGGGAAATCATTTTACATTCAAGATGTTACTACTCATGAAGCTGCCCATGGAATTCCAGAAGGGCATACTCCTGTAAAACAGTTTTTATCTGTTCCTGTATTTTCAACAGATAAAATTACCGGTCAAATTGTCATTGGTAACCCTAAAAGAGATTATACAGATAAATATTTGGAAATAACTGAGAAAATTGCTGCATTTTATGGCATTATCCTTGAAAAATTACTGTAA
- a CDS encoding PDGLE domain-containing protein, which translates to MSPKDKKLVLGGLVICIIIAVLAPFIASSNPDGLEKTAEDVSTTEESGIYEAPMPDYTIPFLGEDNPYGGIVALIVGVLITLGLGYIAAILLKRRNASGQ; encoded by the coding sequence ATGAGCCCTAAAGACAAAAAATTAGTCCTGGGAGGATTAGTAATCTGCATAATAATTGCTGTTTTAGCACCATTTATAGCTTCAAGCAATCCTGATGGACTTGAAAAGACTGCAGAGGACGTATCTACCACTGAAGAGTCAGGAATTTATGAGGCACCAATGCCAGATTATACTATACCATTTTTAGGTGAAGATAATCCTTACGGTGGAATAGTGGCATTGATTGTAGGTGTTCTAATAACTTTAGGACTTGGATACATCGCAGCAATCTTATTAAAAAGAAGAAATGCATCAGGACAATAA
- a CDS encoding MotA/TolQ/ExbB proton channel family protein, with protein MATIPGSEALSAALHVISQSLLIPVIIGLLAFMVYAIISFGGLLSEYSSRVKFEVGDVKKLIKDMSNPGTPEHVLEVVEKSDLSENHKEILVSIVESDDLGLKSRESLARKLIENEEYKIAKSLEKTDIVTRLGPTLGLMGTLIPMGPGLAALGSGDINALAQAIIIAFDTTVVGIAAGGVAYVISKVRRRWYEDNLSTLETLAESVLEVLENASKKPAQIT; from the coding sequence ATGGCGACAATTCCTGGAAGTGAAGCATTAAGCGCAGCTTTACACGTTATATCTCAGAGTCTTCTTATACCTGTTATTATAGGTTTACTGGCCTTTATGGTCTATGCAATAATTAGTTTTGGAGGTTTACTCTCTGAATATTCAAGCAGGGTTAAATTTGAAGTTGGGGACGTTAAAAAACTTATAAAAGACATGTCAAATCCCGGTACCCCAGAACATGTGCTGGAAGTGGTTGAAAAAAGTGATTTATCTGAAAATCATAAGGAAATACTGGTGAGTATTGTAGAGTCTGATGATTTAGGCTTAAAATCAAGGGAATCCCTTGCAAGGAAGTTAATTGAAAATGAAGAATATAAAATCGCCAAAAGTCTTGAAAAAACAGATATTGTGACACGACTTGGTCCAACACTGGGACTTATGGGTACATTAATACCAATGGGTCCAGGTTTAGCGGCTTTAGGTTCGGGAGACATAAATGCTCTTGCACAAGCAATAATAATTGCTTTTGACACTACTGTTGTTGGTATAGCTGCTGGAGGTGTTGCATACGTCATTTCTAAAGTTAGAAGACGGTGGTATGAAGATAACCTTTCGACCCTTGAAACACTGGCAGAATCTGTTCTGGAGGTCTTAGAAAATGCTTCGAAAAAACCGGCGCAGATTACTTAA
- the cbiM gene encoding cobalt transporter CbiM, protein MHIPNGFIPLWQCAIYFVILIVALYFSQKWARKNLDEKSVPLMAVLAAGIFAIMSMNIPIAFGTSGHMVGGALVALVFCAPEAAVIIFTLVLLVQALFFGDGGITTIGANVLNMGIIGGFVGLFTFKALRKSIGKIAAIGVASWLSIFLASEAVAVEMWLAGTFPLVPGLEMMGLYHALIGIIEAVLTVVVIMGLESVRPDLLAWNRKKNVEETKSESMEAAAK, encoded by the coding sequence ATGCATATACCAAATGGATTTATACCTTTGTGGCAGTGTGCCATTTATTTTGTTATTCTTATTGTGGCATTATACTTCTCACAGAAATGGGCCAGAAAGAACCTTGATGAAAAGTCAGTTCCTTTAATGGCAGTTTTAGCTGCAGGTATATTTGCCATAATGTCCATGAACATTCCTATAGCATTTGGAACGAGCGGACATATGGTGGGAGGAGCATTAGTTGCACTTGTATTCTGTGCTCCCGAAGCAGCAGTTATAATATTTACATTAGTACTACTTGTTCAGGCTTTATTCTTCGGAGATGGTGGAATAACTACAATAGGTGCTAACGTGCTTAACATGGGAATTATAGGAGGATTTGTAGGACTTTTCACATTTAAGGCCCTTAGAAAATCAATAGGAAAAATAGCAGCTATAGGTGTAGCATCATGGTTATCTATTTTCTTAGCATCTGAAGCAGTTGCAGTAGAAATGTGGCTTGCTGGAACGTTCCCACTTGTACCTGGACTTGAAATGATGGGATTATACCATGCATTAATCGGAATCATTGAAGCAGTTCTAACCGTGGTAGTAATTATGGGACTTGAAAGTGTAAGGCCTGATTTACTCGCTTGGAACAGAAAAAAGAATGTTGAAGAAACTAAATCTGAATCTATGGAGGCTGCAGCAAAATGA